One stretch of Mangifera indica cultivar Alphonso chromosome 9, CATAS_Mindica_2.1, whole genome shotgun sequence DNA includes these proteins:
- the LOC123226382 gene encoding adenylosuccinate synthetase 2, chloroplastic-like, producing the protein MMSLTSLKLYCSSCPGTGPKWGAQPKPLLHPHRVPNVLLPFQPRAASSSLTLTANESPSRIESLGQVSGVLGCQWGDEGKGKLVDILAQHFDIVARCQGGANAGHTIYNSEGKKFALHLVPSGILNEDTKCVIGNGVVVHLPGLFKEIDGLEANGVSCKGRILVSDRAHLLFDFHQEVDGLREAELDESFIGTTRRGIGPAYSSKVIRNGIRVGDLRHMDTFPQKLDLLLSDAASRFPGLNYTLDMLRDEVEKYKRFAERLEPFITDTVHFMNESIAEKRNILVEGGQATMLDIDFGTYPFVTSSSPSAGGICTGLGIAPRAVGDLIGVVKAYTTRVGSGPFPTEILGQGGDLLRFAGQEFGTTTGRPRRCGWLDVVALKYSCQINGFSALNLTKLDVLSELPEIQLGVAYKQADGTPVKSFPADLLLLEQLKVEYEVLPGWKSDISSIRNYSDLPKAACQYVERIEELVGVPIHYIGVGPGRDALIYK; encoded by the exons ATGATGAGCCTCACTTCGCTAAAGCTATACTGCTCCTCCTGTCCCGGTACGGGCCCCAAGTGGGGCGCCCAACCCAAGCCCCTTCTCCACCCCCACCGCGTTCCCAACGTCCTCCTGCCATTTCAGCCACGGGCGGCCTCGTCGTCGTTGACGTTGACGGCCAACGAGTCACCCAGTCGAATCGAGTCGCTCGGCCAAGTCTCGGGCGTGTTGGGGTGCCAGTGGGGTGATGAAGGCAAAGGCAAACTTGTTGATATTTTAGCCCAACATTTCGACATCGTTGCTCGCTGCCAA GGTGGAGCGAATGCTGGCCACACTATCTACAATTCAGAGGGAAAGAAGTTTGCTCTTCACCTTGTTCCTTCGGGTATTCTTAATGAGGACACTAAATGTGTTATTGGAAATGGAGTTGTCGTGCATCTTCCGGGTCTGTTCAAGGAAATTGATGGCCTGGAGGCTAATGGGGTCTCTTGCAAGGGAAGGATATTGGTATCTGATCGTGCTCATCTACTATTTGATTTTCATCAAGAAGTAGATGGACTTAGGGAAGCTGAGCTTGATGAATCATTTATTGGCACAACCAGGAGAGGAATAGGACCGGCTTACTCTAGCAAGGTGATTCGCAATGGTATTCGAGTAGGTGACCTGAGGCATATGGACACTTTCCCTCAGAAGCTTGATCTGTTATTATCAGATGCAGCTTCAAGATTCCCTGGTCTTAATTATACCCTGGACATGCTCAGggatgaagttgaaaaatacAAGAGATTTGCAGAGAGGTTGGAGCCTTTCATTACTGATACTGTGCATTTCATGAATGAATCGATTGCAGAGAAGCGAAATATTCTGGTTGAAGGTGGTCAAGCAACTATGTTAGATATTGACTTTGGAACTTATCCTTTTGTAACTTCCTCCAGTCCATCAGCTGGTGGGATTTGCACAGGTCTTGGCATAGCTCCAAGAGCTGTTGGTGATCTAATTGGAGTT GTTAAAGCGTACACTACAAGGGTTGGATCTGGTCCTTTTCCTACAGAAATCTTGGGTCAAGGAGGTGACCTCCTTAGGTTTGCTGGACAGGAGTTTGGCACAACTACTGGGCGTCCTCGACGTTGTGGTTGGCTTGATGTAGTTGCATTGAAGTATAGTTGTCAAATTAATGGATTTTCTGCTCTAAATCTTACCAAACTGGATGTTTTGTCGGAGCTTCCTGAAATTCAGCTAGGAGTGGCCTATAAACAAGCTGATGGTACACCAGTTAAATCCTTCCCTGCTGATCTTCTCTTGCTTGAGCAATTGAAG GTGGAATATGAAGTTCTACCTGGATGGAAGTCTGATATTTCAAGTATCAGAAATTACTCAGACCTCCCAAAGGCTGCATGTCAGTACGTGGAGAGGATAGAGGAACTTGTTGGGGTACCTATTCATTACATTGGTGTTGGACCTGGACGAGATGCACTGATATACAAGTAA